The Prunus persica cultivar Lovell chromosome G7, Prunus_persica_NCBIv2, whole genome shotgun sequence genome has a segment encoding these proteins:
- the LOC18770874 gene encoding polyadenylate-binding protein 7 isoform X1, whose protein sequence is MNPCEKAPLLSHAKTPHRQSVSFSLKFPKNRKKNKNQKKKSPFPSKILSLHSSKSLSFSLCVFLVQLLYNQETPRFDSEPLIKHRAPIATSIVIYRFPEGLKKALCFFVFPFCFSSFSSLCTFGSIMAVNPLAVGVPTASLYVGDLNPYITDGQLYDTFSQFKSITSVRVCRDSTDGHSLCYGYINFINPQEAIRAIEVKNNSEVHGKVIRVMWSHRDPDARRSGIGNVFVKNLSQSIDNVGLQDMFKKFGNILSCKVATFDDGKSKGYGFVQFESEESAIAAIEKLNGSTVGDKPLYVAKFIRKSDRVLANPDMKYTNLYVKNLDTNVREEIVEEKFSEFGKIVSFTITKDDNGNSRGFGFVNFENPDDARRAMEAMNGSQLGSKVLYVARAQKKAEREQMLRRQFEEKRKEQMVKFKGSNVYVKNIDDDVTDEELVEHFSQCGTITSAKIMRDEKGISKGFGFVCFSTPEEGNKAVNTFHGYMFHRKPLYVAIAQRKEERQAQLQLQYAQRMAGLAGPSTAVIPGGYPPIYYQAPSGVVPQVPPRPGLMYQPLGLRPGWRANGFAPTSGPPYQPPPVSVMPRQHRQNRGRMNGHMLPQGSAYMPHLQQSTQLSHSAKDSNNQQRTGQAKYVPNGRQRDMNKGSGVSTIASNSVGGGSQGPEMLSSMLAAASPEQQKQILGEHLYPLVHKHKHFHLQPDLASKITGMLLEMDNSELLLLLESPESLAAKVGEAVQVLKISKTKVSNKDAIHPSFLSAEVAVN, encoded by the exons ATGAATCCTTGTGAAAAGGCCCCCCTACTCTCCCATGCAAAAACTCCTCATCGACAGTCAGTGTCCTTCTCTCTAAAATTcccaaaaaacagaaaaaaaaacaaaaaccaaaaaaagaaatctccatttccttccaaaattctctctctacactcatcaaaatcactctctttctctctctgtgtgttttTGGTGCAATTACTGTACAATCAAGAGACGCCCCGATTTGATTCAGAACCGCTAATAAAACACAGAGCACCGATTGCAACGAGCATTGTTATTTATCGGTTCCCTGAGGGCTTGAAAAAGGctctgtgtttttttgtttttccgttttgtttttcttctttcagttCTCTCTGTACGTTTGGTTCGATCATGGCCGTTAATCCTCTGGCGGTGGGTGTGCCGACTGCGTCGCTGTACGTCGGAGACCTTAATCCGTACATCACCGATGGTCAGCTGTACGATACTTTCAGTCAGTTCAAGTCCATCACGTCCGTACGGGTCTGTAGGGACTCCACCGACGGCCATTCTCTCTGCTACGGCTACATCAACTTCATCAACCCGCAAGAAg CAATTCGAGCTATTGAGGTGAAGAATAACTCTGAGGTGCATGGAAAGGTGATAAGGGTCATGTGGTCGCATCGTGATCCTGATGCGAGAAGAAGTGGAATTGGGAATGTGTTTGTCAAG AACTTGAGCCAATCGATTGATAATGTAGGGCTTCAAGATATGTTTAAGAAATTTGGAAATATATTGTCTTGCAAAGTCGCCACGTTTGATGATGGGAAGAGTAAAGGCTATGGCTTTGTTCAGTTTGAGTCTGAGGAATCTGCAATTGCTGCTATTGAGAAGCTAAATGGCTCCACTGTGGGAGACAAACCTTT GTATGTTGCCAAATTTATTAGAAAGAGTGATCGAGTTTTGGCCAATCCTGATATGAAATATACAAATTTGTATGTGAAGAATTTGGATACAAATGTCAGGGAAGAGATTGTGGAGGAAAAGTTCTCCGAGTTTGGGAAAATTGTTAGCTTCACTATTACAAAGGATGACAATGGGAACTCTAGAGGTTTTGGGTTTGTGAACTTTGAGAACCCAGATGATGCTCGACGAGCAATGGAGGCAATGAATGGATCACAACTGG GCTCCAAGGTTCTGTATGTAGCAAGGGCACAGAAGAAGGCAGAGCGTGAGCAAATGTTGCGTCGGCAATTTGAGGAGAAACGAAAGGAGCAAATGGTGAAATTCAAG GGATCAAATGTGTATGTGAAGAAcattgatgatgatgtcaCTGATGAAGAGCTGGTAGAACACTTCAGTCAGTGTGGCACAATTACTTCTGCAAAGATTATGCGAGATGAGAAAGGAATAAGCAAagggtttggttttgtttgcttcTCTACCCCTGAGGAGGGCAATAAGGCTGTGAATACTTTTCATG GATATATGTTTCATCGGAAGCCATTGTATGTGGCTATTGCTCAGAGGAAAGAGGAAAGACAAGCACAGCTGCAGCTTCAATATGCACAGCGTATGGCAGGACTTGCTGGTCCTTCAACAGCAGTCATCCCTGGTGGATACCCTCCTATCTATTATCAAGCTCCCTCTGGTGTTGTTCCACAAGTACCTCCTCGTCCGGGACTGATGTATCAGCCTTTGGGATTGAGGCCAGGATGGAGAGCCAACGGCTTTGCACCTACGTCTGGACCACCCTATCAACCACCACCGGTTTCTGTT ATGCCAAGACAACATAGGCAAAACAGGGGAAGAATGAACGGACATATGCTTCCTCAGGGAAGTGCATATATGCCACATTTACAACAGTCCACTCAGCTGTCACACTCAGCAAAAGATTCAAACAATCAGCAG CGGACGGGGCAGGCTAAGTATGTTCCTAATGGTCGCCAACGCGACATGAATAAAGGATCAGGAGTCTCAACCATTGCTTCCAATTCTGTTGGAGGTGGGTCTCAAGGACCAGAGATGCTGAGTAGCATGCTTGCTGCTGCTTCTCCTGAGCAGCAGAAACAGATACTTGGCGAGCATCTCTACCCACTCGTCCATAAACATAAG CATTTTCACTTGCAGCCCGACCTTGCCTCAAAAATTACAGGGATGCTGCTGGAGATGGACAACTCAGAACTGCTGCTTTTATTGGAGTCACCAGAGTCTTTGGCTGCCAAAGTGGGAGAAGCTGTTCAGGTGCTCAAGATCTCCAAGACTAAAGTGTCTAACAAAGATGCCATTCATCCTAGTTTTCTCTCTGCTGAGGTTGCGGTCAACTGA
- the LOC18770874 gene encoding polyadenylate-binding protein 7 isoform X2 codes for MNPCEKAPLLSHAKTPHRQSVSFSLKFPKNRKKNKNQKKKSPFPSKILSLHSSKSLSFSLCVFLVQLLYNQETPRFDSEPLIKHRAPIATSIVIYRFPEGLKKALCFFVFPFCFSSFSSLCTFGSIMAVNPLAVGVPTASLYVGDLNPYITDGQLYDTFSQFKSITSVRVCRDSTDGHSLCYGYINFINPQEAIRAIEVKNNSEVHGKVIRVMWSHRDPDARRSGIGNVFVKNLSQSIDNVGLQDMFKKFGNILSCKVATFDDGKSKGYGFVQFESEESAIAAIEKLNGSTVGDKPLYVAKFIRKSDRVLANPDMKYTNLYVKNLDTNVREEIVEEKFSEFGKIVSFTITKDDNGNSRGFGFVNFENPDDARRAMEAMNGSQLGSKVLYVARAQKKAEREQMLRRQFEEKRKEQMVKFKGSNVYVKNIDDDVTDEELVEHFSQCGTITSAKIMRDEKGISKGFGFVCFSTPEEGNKAVNTFHGYMFHRKPLYVAIAQRKEERQAQLQLQYAQRMAGLAGPSTAVIPGGYPPIYYQAPSGVVPQVPPRPGLMYQPLGLRPGWRANGFAPTSGPPYQPPPVSVMPRQHRQNRGRMNGHMLPQGSAYMPHLQQSTQLSHSAKDSNNQQRTGQAKYVPNGRQRDMNKGSGVSTIASNSVGGGSQGPEMLSSMLAAASPEQQKQILGEHLYPLVHKHKPDLASKITGMLLEMDNSELLLLLESPESLAAKVGEAVQVLKISKTKVSNKDAIHPSFLSAEVAVN; via the exons ATGAATCCTTGTGAAAAGGCCCCCCTACTCTCCCATGCAAAAACTCCTCATCGACAGTCAGTGTCCTTCTCTCTAAAATTcccaaaaaacagaaaaaaaaacaaaaaccaaaaaaagaaatctccatttccttccaaaattctctctctacactcatcaaaatcactctctttctctctctgtgtgttttTGGTGCAATTACTGTACAATCAAGAGACGCCCCGATTTGATTCAGAACCGCTAATAAAACACAGAGCACCGATTGCAACGAGCATTGTTATTTATCGGTTCCCTGAGGGCTTGAAAAAGGctctgtgtttttttgtttttccgttttgtttttcttctttcagttCTCTCTGTACGTTTGGTTCGATCATGGCCGTTAATCCTCTGGCGGTGGGTGTGCCGACTGCGTCGCTGTACGTCGGAGACCTTAATCCGTACATCACCGATGGTCAGCTGTACGATACTTTCAGTCAGTTCAAGTCCATCACGTCCGTACGGGTCTGTAGGGACTCCACCGACGGCCATTCTCTCTGCTACGGCTACATCAACTTCATCAACCCGCAAGAAg CAATTCGAGCTATTGAGGTGAAGAATAACTCTGAGGTGCATGGAAAGGTGATAAGGGTCATGTGGTCGCATCGTGATCCTGATGCGAGAAGAAGTGGAATTGGGAATGTGTTTGTCAAG AACTTGAGCCAATCGATTGATAATGTAGGGCTTCAAGATATGTTTAAGAAATTTGGAAATATATTGTCTTGCAAAGTCGCCACGTTTGATGATGGGAAGAGTAAAGGCTATGGCTTTGTTCAGTTTGAGTCTGAGGAATCTGCAATTGCTGCTATTGAGAAGCTAAATGGCTCCACTGTGGGAGACAAACCTTT GTATGTTGCCAAATTTATTAGAAAGAGTGATCGAGTTTTGGCCAATCCTGATATGAAATATACAAATTTGTATGTGAAGAATTTGGATACAAATGTCAGGGAAGAGATTGTGGAGGAAAAGTTCTCCGAGTTTGGGAAAATTGTTAGCTTCACTATTACAAAGGATGACAATGGGAACTCTAGAGGTTTTGGGTTTGTGAACTTTGAGAACCCAGATGATGCTCGACGAGCAATGGAGGCAATGAATGGATCACAACTGG GCTCCAAGGTTCTGTATGTAGCAAGGGCACAGAAGAAGGCAGAGCGTGAGCAAATGTTGCGTCGGCAATTTGAGGAGAAACGAAAGGAGCAAATGGTGAAATTCAAG GGATCAAATGTGTATGTGAAGAAcattgatgatgatgtcaCTGATGAAGAGCTGGTAGAACACTTCAGTCAGTGTGGCACAATTACTTCTGCAAAGATTATGCGAGATGAGAAAGGAATAAGCAAagggtttggttttgtttgcttcTCTACCCCTGAGGAGGGCAATAAGGCTGTGAATACTTTTCATG GATATATGTTTCATCGGAAGCCATTGTATGTGGCTATTGCTCAGAGGAAAGAGGAAAGACAAGCACAGCTGCAGCTTCAATATGCACAGCGTATGGCAGGACTTGCTGGTCCTTCAACAGCAGTCATCCCTGGTGGATACCCTCCTATCTATTATCAAGCTCCCTCTGGTGTTGTTCCACAAGTACCTCCTCGTCCGGGACTGATGTATCAGCCTTTGGGATTGAGGCCAGGATGGAGAGCCAACGGCTTTGCACCTACGTCTGGACCACCCTATCAACCACCACCGGTTTCTGTT ATGCCAAGACAACATAGGCAAAACAGGGGAAGAATGAACGGACATATGCTTCCTCAGGGAAGTGCATATATGCCACATTTACAACAGTCCACTCAGCTGTCACACTCAGCAAAAGATTCAAACAATCAGCAG CGGACGGGGCAGGCTAAGTATGTTCCTAATGGTCGCCAACGCGACATGAATAAAGGATCAGGAGTCTCAACCATTGCTTCCAATTCTGTTGGAGGTGGGTCTCAAGGACCAGAGATGCTGAGTAGCATGCTTGCTGCTGCTTCTCCTGAGCAGCAGAAACAGATACTTGGCGAGCATCTCTACCCACTCGTCCATAAACATAAG CCCGACCTTGCCTCAAAAATTACAGGGATGCTGCTGGAGATGGACAACTCAGAACTGCTGCTTTTATTGGAGTCACCAGAGTCTTTGGCTGCCAAAGTGGGAGAAGCTGTTCAGGTGCTCAAGATCTCCAAGACTAAAGTGTCTAACAAAGATGCCATTCATCCTAGTTTTCTCTCTGCTGAGGTTGCGGTCAACTGA